Within Pseudomonas sp. LBUM920, the genomic segment GTGCTGCGCCTGGTGCTGGCGGCGGCAATCGGCATTGACCGCAGCGCCGAACAGGCGGCGCAGTCGCTGGGTGCCAGCCGCTTTACGCTGTTTCGCCAAATCACCCTGCCGATGATTCTGCCCGGTGTGGCCGGCGGCTGGTTGTTGGCGTTCATCAACAGTTTCGATGAAGTGACGCTGTCGATCTTCGTCAGCTCGCCGGCCACGCAAACCCTGCCGGTGCGCATGTACGTGTACGCCACCGAGTCCATCGACCCGATGATGGCGGCGGTGTCGGCGCTGGTGATTGCGCTGACCGCAGCAACCATGATTCTGCTCGACCGGGTCTACGGCCTGGACCGCGTGCTGGTGGGGAAACATTGATGGCGCTGTTCAAACGATTGGCCGAAACCCAGCGCCCGGCTGTGGCCTTCACCCTGGATGGGCAACCCGCTACGGGCTTGCTCGGTGACACGTTACTGACCGCCGTGCTGACCTGTGCCGAGCACCTGCGGGGCAGCGATTTCAGCGCCGAACGCCGGGCCGGGTTCTGCCTGATGGGCGCCTGCCAGGACTGCTGGGTGCGGCTGGAAGATGGGCGCCGCGTACGGGCCTGTGCGACGTTATTGGAAGAAGGCCAGGCGATCAGCCGTGATCCGGGGCGCCAAGCATGAAGCCGATTGTGATTGTGGGCGCAGGGCCGGCCGGCATCAGTGCCGCGCGCACCCTGCTCGACCACGGCGTCACGCCGTGCCTGGTGGATGAAAGCCTGCGCGGCGGCGGGCAGATTTACCGGCGCCAACCGGCCAACTTCCAGCGCTCGGCCAAGCAGCTTTACGGGTTTGACGCCAGCAAGGCCGAGGCCGTGCACCGCACCATGGATGAGCTGGCACCTTTGATCGACTACCGGCCGCAAACCCTGGTGTGGAACGCCGAGGACGGGCGCCTGGATATGCTCAACAACGGCCGTGCCGAGAGCGTCGAGTACGCGCAACTCATCGTCGCCACGGGCGCCACCGACCGCATCCTGCCGGTGCCCGGCTGGACCTTGCCCGGCGTCTACAGCCTGGGCGCGGCGCAGATCGCCTTGAAGTATCAAGGCTGCGCCATCGGTGAGCGCGTGGCGTTTTGCGGCAGCGGACCGTTGCTGTACCTGGTGGCGTATCAATACGCCAAGGCTGGGGCCAAGGTGGTCGCGGTGCTCGACAGCGCACCCTTCAGCGCGCAATGCCGCGCCTTGCCTGCATTGCTCGGGCAACCGGCGACGCTGGCCAAGGGAGTGTATTACCGCGCCTGGCTCACGGCCCATGGCATTCCCGTGCACCAGGGCGCGACGCTCACGCAGATCGACGGCGAACAGCGGGTTAAAGGAATTCGCTGGGGCGAGCACACCTTGGACTGCGATGCCGTGGCCTTCGCCCATGCCTTGCGCAGCGAGACACAGCTGGCGGATTTGCTCGGCTGCGAATTTGCCTGGAACAGCTTGAACCGAGCCTGGTTGCCGGAGCGCGACAGCGCCGGGCGCAGCAGCATCCTCGGCGTGTACCTGGCAGGCGATGGCGCCGGAATCATGGGCGCCGACGCGGCGCAGATGGCCGGTGAGCGCGCCGCGTTGGCGGTATTGGAAGACGCTGGTATGGCCACTGATCATCGCCGCATCGCCGTCCTGGAACAGCAACTGGCGAGCATCCAGCGCTTTCGCCACGGCCTGGAAACCGCATTCCCCTTCCCCGAACACTGGGCCTCGCAGGCGCCGGATGAACTGATGCTGTGCCGCTGCGAAGAAGTCAGCGTCGGCGAGGTGCGCGCGGTGGTGGATGAAGGCCACTGGGAAATCAATCGGGTCAAAGCCCATTGCCGCGTCGGCATGGGCCGCTGCCAGGGCCGCATGTGCGGGCTGGCAGCGGCGGAAATTGTCGCCGAGCGCAGTGGCCGCGGGATTGAACACGTCGGGCGCCTGCGCGGCCAGGCGCCGATCAAGCCGCTGCCGTTTGGCGTAGAGGTGCAGCCATGATCGACGTGATCGTGTTGGGCGGCGGCATCGTCGGCGCTTCGGCGGCCTTGATGCTGGCGCAAAAAGGTCAGCGCGTGGCGTTGGTAGAGCGCGACTTTTGCGGCTCGCACGCAAGCGGTGTGAACTACGGAGGCGTACGCCGTCAGGGTCGGCCATTGCATCAATTGCCGCTGTCGCAGCGCGCCCATCAGTTGTGGGCCGACTTGCCGGGGCTGATCGGCATCGACGGCGAGTACGTGCGCTCCGGGCATTTGAAGTTGGCGCGCAGCCATGCCGATTTTGCCGCGCTGCACACCTATGCCGAGCAAACCCGAGGCTTTGGGCTGGGCTTGCAGTTGTTGGATCACGCGCAACTGCGCGCGCGATTCCCTTGGGTCGGCGATATCGCGGTCGGCGCTTCATTGTGCCCTGAAGACGGGCACGCCAACCCGCGCCTGGTGTCGCCCGCCTTTGCCCGCGCCGCGCAGCGCCAGGGTGCTGAGGTACACGAGCAGGCCGAAGTGGTGCGCATCGAACATGACGGCCAGCGGTTTCAGGTGCGCTGCGCCAACGGCCTGCACCTGCAAGCGCCGTGGCTGCTCAACTGCGCCGGCGCCTGGGCCGGGACCGTCGCCGCGCAATTTGGCGAACCGGTGCCGATCACCTCGGCGCACCCGGCGATGCTGGTGACCGAGCCGCTGCCGGTGGTCATGGACGTGAGTACCGGCGTTGAAGGCGGCGGCATTTATGCGCGCCAGGTTGCCCGTGGCAATTGCATTCTTGGCGGCGGCCGGGGCTTTGCCCTTGGCCCGCTGACGGCGCGTCCGGGGCAGGCGGCGGTGCTGGAGATTTTGCGCAACGCCGGCGAGTTGTACCCGTTTCTCAAAGGTGCCCAGGCGATACGTACCTGGAGCGGCACCGAAGGTTACTTACCCGATCACGAACCGGTGATCGGCCCCAGCAGCACCCAGCCTGGCCTGCTTCACGGTTTCGGCTTTGCCGGCGCCGGGTTCCAGCTCGGCCCTGCGGTCGGTGAAGCCCTGGCAGAGATCGTCTGCAGCGGGGCCAGCCGGCAACCCATCGAAGCGTTTTCCATCCGTCGTTTCCAAGCCTGAGAGGAAAAACCCCCATGCACACACGTATCGCGCTGTCCTGCTTGTCCCTCGCGTTGCTCGCCTCCACCGCGCATGCCGCGCCCACGCTGTACCTGGGCATGAACGGCGGCACCATGGAGCGGGTGTACGCCGACAAGGTGCTGCCCGCATTCGAGAAGGCCAATAACGTCAAGGTGGTGATCGTGCCCGGCACCTCGTCGGACATCCTCGCCAAGGTCCAGGCCAACAAAGACAACCCGCAAATGCACGTGATGTTCCTCGACGACGGCATCATGTACCGCGCCATCTCCATGGGCCTGTGCGACAAACTTGCACCGAGCGCGCCCCTGGACCAGATCCCGGCCAAGGCCAAAATCAAGGACGAAGCCGTGGCGGTAACCCTGGGCGTCACCGGCCTTGGCTACAACGCCAAGATGTTCAAGGAAAAAGGCTGGGCCGCGCCCACTTCGTGGATGGACCTGGCCGACCCACGCTTCAAAGACAAGGTGGTGTTCCAGTCCCTGGCCTCCTCCACCTTCGGCCTGCACGGCTTTTTGATGTTCAACCGTATCCAGGGCGGCTCCGAAACAGACGTAGAACCGGGCTTCAAGGCCTGGCCGAAAACCATCGGCCCCAACGTGCTGGAATACATCGCCAGCTCGGCGAAGATTTCCGAGATGGTGCAAACCGACGAGGCTGCAATCTTCCCTCTGACGCCGACCCAGGTGACCACACAGAAACTGCTGGGCATCCCGATGGAATATGCGCAACCCAAGGAAGGCGCCGTGGTGCTGAACGTGGCCGAGTGCGTGATCGCGCGTAACGACCAGCCGGAATTGGCGCAGAAACTCGCAGCTTTCCTGCTGACCGCGCAAGCCCAGGCGCCGGCGTTGGAGGAAGGTGACCAGATCCCGTCGAACCCGACCACGCCGACCACCGATAAAACCCGCGCGCGGGTGGAGGCCATGCAGGGTTACTTGCAGACGGCGATTTCGATTGATTGGGACCAGGTGAATCAGGCGCGGCCGGAGTGGAACGCGCGGTGGAGTCGCTCGATCGAGCGCTGATGATCGTTCCCACGCGTGGGAACGATCACGGGGCAATCGGCAGTGCTCGCTTGTGCGCTGTCTTGCCGTAGGCGCCTTCAACAATCGCCCGCACCCGCTCACTCACTGGCTCGCCCATCAGGTACGCGTCGATCTCTGCATAAGAGCAGCCATAGGCATGCTCATCCAGCTTGCCCGGCGCCAATTCTTCGAGGTCGGCGGTCGGGTGTTTGTGCACCAGATTCGCGGGAGCGTCGAGGGCCGTAGCCAACAGCCGAACCTGGGTTTTGGTCAGGCCCGACAGCGGTGCCAGGTCGCAGGCGCCGTCGCCGAACTTGGTGAAGAAGCCCATCAACGCTTCGGCGCCATGGTCGGTGCCGACCACCAGGCCGCTGTGCAAGTTGGCCACGGCGTACTGCGCGATCATTCGTGTGCGCGCCTTGACGTTGCCTTTGATGAAATCCACATGCGCGGCGCTGGCTTCGGTCGCGGTGAGGCTGGCCATCAGGCCGTCGACGCTGGCGGCGATGTTCAGGGTGTCGATGTGATCCGGCTTGATGAAATCCAAGGAGGCCTGGGCGTCGCTTTCATCGGCCTGGGTTTTGTACGGCAGGCGCATGGCGATAAAACGCGCGACGTAGTCTTCGGCACGCAGTTGCTCCACGGCCATTTGACACAGGCGCCCCGCCGTCAGGGAATCGACACCGCCGCTGATGCCCAGCACCAGCGCCTTGCAACCGGAGCTACGCAAGGTGCTTTTGATGAAATCGATGCGTCGCTGAATCTCCTGCGGCTCGCCGCCCTTGACGAGCGCGCGGTTGATGTTCAGTTCTTGGGCGATACGTGCCTGAGTTTGCATATCACACCTCTCTATATCACGTGGATTGACCTGTGGGAGCGGGCTTGCCCGCGAAGACGGCGTGTCAGTCAACACCTTCATGGCTGAGCCACCGCCTTCGGGAGCAAGCCCCATCCCACAGAAAACACCTTCGCCGCGTACTGTAAAAACGAGGCGTCTTCACAGACGTTCTTGATCGGGTCATCGGAAAACTTCACCACCGGCTCACCGTGCACACGCACCAGTTTCATCACGATGCTCAACGGCTCCACACCCTCGACATCGCAGGCCAAGCTGGTGCCCATGCCGAAACCGAACCTGGCCTTGCCACGGATGTGGCGCAGGATCGGCAGGCATTTTTCGAAATTCAGGCCGTCGGAGAACATCAGGTCCTTGGTCATCGGGTCGATGCCCAGCTGCTTATAGCGCGCCAGGACTTTGTCGGCCCAGACGATGGGATCACCGGAGTCCTGACGCAGGCCGTCGTAGAGCTTGGCGAAGTACAGGTCGAAATCCTTGAGGAAAAAATCGGTGCTGATGCAGTCGGTCAAGGCGATGCCGAGGCGACCGCGGTATTCGCGCACCCAGTTTTCCAATGCGGCGTTCTGGCTCTCGCGCAGGCGCCCCAGTTGCTGGTGCACCATCAGCCATTGGTGGGCCATGGTGCCGATCAGCGGCAGGTCGAATTCGTAGGCCAGGTGCGCGTTGCTGGTGCCGATGAACTGCCCGGGGAAGTCGCGGCGCATGATGTCCACCACTTCGCGCTGGGCCTTGAACGACAGGCGCCGACGTGTGGAAAAGTCCGAGACGCGCAGGTCGGCCAGTTCGTCGCGGCTGAGGTTTTTCTCCAGCCAGTCGAACTTCTGGTAGAGCTTGCGGGTGACGTCTTCCAGGGTCACGTC encodes:
- a CDS encoding (2Fe-2S)-binding protein, with the translated sequence MALFKRLAETQRPAVAFTLDGQPATGLLGDTLLTAVLTCAEHLRGSDFSAERRAGFCLMGACQDCWVRLEDGRRVRACATLLEEGQAISRDPGRQA
- a CDS encoding NAD(P)/FAD-dependent oxidoreductase; translation: MKPIVIVGAGPAGISAARTLLDHGVTPCLVDESLRGGGQIYRRQPANFQRSAKQLYGFDASKAEAVHRTMDELAPLIDYRPQTLVWNAEDGRLDMLNNGRAESVEYAQLIVATGATDRILPVPGWTLPGVYSLGAAQIALKYQGCAIGERVAFCGSGPLLYLVAYQYAKAGAKVVAVLDSAPFSAQCRALPALLGQPATLAKGVYYRAWLTAHGIPVHQGATLTQIDGEQRVKGIRWGEHTLDCDAVAFAHALRSETQLADLLGCEFAWNSLNRAWLPERDSAGRSSILGVYLAGDGAGIMGADAAQMAGERAALAVLEDAGMATDHRRIAVLEQQLASIQRFRHGLETAFPFPEHWASQAPDELMLCRCEEVSVGEVRAVVDEGHWEINRVKAHCRVGMGRCQGRMCGLAAAEIVAERSGRGIEHVGRLRGQAPIKPLPFGVEVQP
- a CDS encoding FAD-binding oxidoreductase, yielding MIDVIVLGGGIVGASAALMLAQKGQRVALVERDFCGSHASGVNYGGVRRQGRPLHQLPLSQRAHQLWADLPGLIGIDGEYVRSGHLKLARSHADFAALHTYAEQTRGFGLGLQLLDHAQLRARFPWVGDIAVGASLCPEDGHANPRLVSPAFARAAQRQGAEVHEQAEVVRIEHDGQRFQVRCANGLHLQAPWLLNCAGAWAGTVAAQFGEPVPITSAHPAMLVTEPLPVVMDVSTGVEGGGIYARQVARGNCILGGGRGFALGPLTARPGQAAVLEILRNAGELYPFLKGAQAIRTWSGTEGYLPDHEPVIGPSSTQPGLLHGFGFAGAGFQLGPAVGEALAEIVCSGASRQPIEAFSIRRFQA
- a CDS encoding ABC transporter substrate-binding protein; the protein is MHTRIALSCLSLALLASTAHAAPTLYLGMNGGTMERVYADKVLPAFEKANNVKVVIVPGTSSDILAKVQANKDNPQMHVMFLDDGIMYRAISMGLCDKLAPSAPLDQIPAKAKIKDEAVAVTLGVTGLGYNAKMFKEKGWAAPTSWMDLADPRFKDKVVFQSLASSTFGLHGFLMFNRIQGGSETDVEPGFKAWPKTIGPNVLEYIASSAKISEMVQTDEAAIFPLTPTQVTTQKLLGIPMEYAQPKEGAVVLNVAECVIARNDQPELAQKLAAFLLTAQAQAPALEEGDQIPSNPTTPTTDKTRARVEAMQGYLQTAISIDWDQVNQARPEWNARWSRSIER
- the nadE gene encoding ammonia-dependent NAD(+) synthetase; amino-acid sequence: MQTQARIAQELNINRALVKGGEPQEIQRRIDFIKSTLRSSGCKALVLGISGGVDSLTAGRLCQMAVEQLRAEDYVARFIAMRLPYKTQADESDAQASLDFIKPDHIDTLNIAASVDGLMASLTATEASAAHVDFIKGNVKARTRMIAQYAVANLHSGLVVGTDHGAEALMGFFTKFGDGACDLAPLSGLTKTQVRLLATALDAPANLVHKHPTADLEELAPGKLDEHAYGCSYAEIDAYLMGEPVSERVRAIVEGAYGKTAHKRALPIAP
- the pncB gene encoding nicotinate phosphoribosyltransferase, encoding MESAYDYESPVIQGLLDTDYYTFTMMQAVLHQHPNVDVEYNFIVRAKEKLGHLIPQLRDELEKLAGLQMREGELRFLFNPRFREYLTPDYERFLGLFRFNLRYIHVSEVDGQLNIRVVGPMLHCIMFEQPVLALVSELRNRDKYPDVTLEDVTRKLYQKFDWLEKNLSRDELADLRVSDFSTRRRLSFKAQREVVDIMRRDFPGQFIGTSNAHLAYEFDLPLIGTMAHQWLMVHQQLGRLRESQNAALENWVREYRGRLGIALTDCISTDFFLKDFDLYFAKLYDGLRQDSGDPIVWADKVLARYKQLGIDPMTKDLMFSDGLNFEKCLPILRHIRGKARFGFGMGTSLACDVEGVEPLSIVMKLVRVHGEPVVKFSDDPIKNVCEDASFLQYAAKVFSVGWGLLPKAVAQP